In Pseudomonadota bacterium, a single window of DNA contains:
- a CDS encoding DUF4340 domain-containing protein, whose product MKSKNTVLVIVLLLVCGVFYWFMSREDEGRHKNTGQQPFAAAEPSTWQRLEFSAPGKNPVTLVKKDDHWQLVEMTVCKVKEEMVRQILTALQSLKLDSLVTSGKEKFATYQVDDKKGIQVHGVTAGGTVGLVVGKVAADFMHSYIRLEDDQRIFRINGLLGHFFAHDPADFCQTEEKGQKGAENGKDSQKSGIDGEKAAELKAPEKSK is encoded by the coding sequence ATGAAAAGTAAAAATACCGTACTGGTAATTGTTTTGTTGTTGGTTTGTGGCGTTTTTTATTGGTTTATGAGCCGGGAGGATGAGGGGCGGCATAAAAACACCGGGCAACAGCCGTTTGCGGCGGCCGAACCATCCACCTGGCAGCGGCTGGAATTTTCTGCCCCGGGGAAAAACCCGGTAACGTTGGTGAAAAAAGATGACCACTGGCAACTGGTGGAAATGACGGTATGCAAAGTAAAAGAGGAAATGGTCCGGCAAATCCTGACGGCCCTGCAGAGCCTTAAGCTGGACAGCCTGGTGACCTCCGGCAAGGAGAAATTTGCTACCTACCAGGTTGATGATAAAAAGGGCATTCAGGTGCATGGGGTTACTGCCGGCGGGACGGTGGGTCTGGTGGTTGGTAAGGTGGCGGCTGATTTCATGCATAGTTATATCCGCTTGGAAGACGATCAGCGGATATTCAGGATCAACGGGCTGCTCGGTCATTTTTTTGCCCATGATCCGGCTGATTTTTGCCAGACTGAGGAGAAAGGGCAAAAGGGAGCAGAAAATGGCAAAGATTCTCAAAAATCCGGGATCGACGGGGAAAAGGCGGCAGAGCTTAAGGCTCCGGAAAAGAGTAAATAA
- a CDS encoding Gldg family protein, giving the protein MDAKRKYGFNALIALLALVGILVFVNLLSQLVYKRFDLSEGRIYTVPEYTRQLLHKLKDPLQVKVYFSTELPFPYSEYRRFIGEKLEEYQVFAGRNLHYEFIDPDLDPEVEKQMKQLGIPQIQLSDVSSNKLEVKNCFLGMAIYYQDKSEVIPYVQKTDDLDYKITSLIRKLTSTRQPRVAIATGNVPMVQRDLSQVIQVLEQQYKLVFLDLEKTKELDDLADALVVLAPRKKLTTWQFFLIDRYVMAGKGVAFFASPLRSNLQAMMAWKNQENNLDELLHAYGVAINPDLLMDARNERISIQSRQGQFMVSNMVNYPLFPNLVDLNRSQVMVSDFQSLHFPFVSTVAPLDGITGVFTWLVRSSSKSKLQTKGFDIDPYKNHDVDSFNQGPYVVAATVTGKLSSYFADHPLPQPAAKDEEKPSGKEGEAKTKEQVDKTIDSENKNNIPPVEELQQSLMKATDKGRLIVVGCSDFMKNDYLDGLMASFFFNSVDWLLQDEGLIGIRSRGMGNRPLKEIEPAMQQAMVYADILLVPFLLILVGLLHWRWRRRRIKKRVARLLEK; this is encoded by the coding sequence ATGGATGCTAAAAGAAAATACGGCTTTAACGCTCTGATTGCCCTGCTGGCGCTGGTGGGAATCCTGGTTTTTGTTAATCTGCTTTCCCAGCTGGTTTATAAACGTTTTGACCTGAGTGAAGGGCGGATCTACACCGTTCCTGAGTATACCAGACAGTTGCTGCATAAGCTCAAAGATCCGTTGCAGGTGAAAGTTTATTTTTCTACTGAGTTGCCTTTTCCCTATAGTGAATATCGGCGTTTCATCGGCGAGAAGCTGGAGGAGTATCAAGTCTTTGCCGGCCGGAACCTGCACTATGAGTTCATTGATCCGGATCTGGACCCGGAAGTAGAAAAACAGATGAAGCAGTTGGGGATTCCCCAGATTCAGCTTTCCGATGTTTCCAGTAATAAACTGGAAGTAAAAAATTGCTTCCTGGGGATGGCCATTTATTATCAGGATAAAAGTGAGGTGATACCTTATGTACAGAAAACCGATGACCTGGACTACAAGATAACCAGCCTGATCCGGAAATTGACCTCTACCCGTCAACCGCGGGTGGCCATTGCCACCGGTAATGTTCCCATGGTTCAACGTGACCTGAGCCAGGTGATTCAGGTATTGGAACAACAGTACAAGCTGGTTTTTCTCGATCTGGAAAAAACCAAAGAGCTGGATGATCTGGCGGATGCCCTGGTGGTGCTGGCCCCGCGGAAAAAATTAACCACCTGGCAATTTTTCCTTATTGATCGCTATGTGATGGCCGGAAAGGGGGTGGCTTTTTTTGCCAGCCCGCTGCGGAGTAATCTGCAGGCAATGATGGCCTGGAAAAATCAGGAAAATAATCTTGATGAGCTGTTGCATGCCTATGGGGTAGCCATTAACCCGGATCTGCTGATGGATGCCCGGAATGAACGAATTTCAATCCAGAGCCGCCAGGGCCAGTTCATGGTTTCCAATATGGTGAACTATCCGCTTTTCCCCAACCTGGTGGACCTGAACCGCAGCCAGGTGATGGTCTCTGATTTCCAGAGTCTCCACTTCCCTTTTGTCAGCACCGTTGCTCCCCTTGATGGGATTACGGGCGTATTTACCTGGCTGGTTCGTTCATCATCCAAAAGTAAACTGCAAACCAAAGGTTTCGATATCGACCCTTATAAAAACCATGACGTAGATAGCTTCAACCAGGGGCCTTACGTGGTGGCGGCCACGGTAACCGGGAAGCTCTCCAGCTATTTTGCCGATCATCCCCTGCCACAGCCGGCGGCGAAAGATGAAGAGAAACCGTCCGGCAAGGAGGGTGAGGCCAAGACTAAGGAACAGGTTGATAAGACTATTGATAGCGAGAATAAAAATAATATTCCCCCGGTGGAGGAATTGCAGCAGTCTCTGATGAAGGCCACGGATAAAGGTAGATTGATTGTGGTAGGCTGCAGTGATTTTATGAAGAATGATTACCTGGACGGGTTGATGGCCTCATTTTTCTTTAACAGTGTTGACTGGTTGCTCCAGGATGAAGGGTTGATTGGCATCCGCTCCCGGGGGATGGGAAATAGGCCTTTGAAAGAAATAGAACCGGCCATGCAGCAGGCGATGGTTTATGCCGATATCCTTTTGGTTCCGTTTCTGCTGATTCTGGTCGGCCTGCTGCACTGGCGGTGGCGCCGTCGGCGGATTAAAAAACGGGTGGCCCGGTTATTGGAGAAATAA
- a CDS encoding ATP-binding cassette domain-containing protein: MITVTSLSKYYGHQPAVDDISFEVPKGQILGLLGPNGAGKSTTMKMLTGYLAPTSGSISVADHDVLTESLAVRRSIGYLPENNPLYDEMNVLDHLQFVVRMREVPEARVRDRLRSVIDVCGLEEVLEKNTGQLSKGYRQRLGLAQAIVHDPPVLILDEPTSGLDPNQIGEIRQLIKTLGSEKTLILSTHILPEVQSTCDRILIMNQGKLVADGSADELAARTGGEEIIRVQLKGKPDDCQEKLLAIPVVARVEVAESGEVGVTSLLITGRDGVEGDLRELVYEVIRGENWSLLELYRQRLSLEDIFKQLTLGDTMDDEQVRRAV; the protein is encoded by the coding sequence ATGATTACCGTAACTTCACTGAGCAAATATTATGGCCATCAACCGGCAGTTGATGACATTTCTTTTGAAGTTCCCAAAGGCCAGATTCTCGGTCTGCTGGGGCCCAATGGCGCCGGCAAAAGTACGACGATGAAAATGTTGACCGGCTACCTGGCCCCCACCAGTGGCAGCATTTCAGTGGCCGACCATGATGTCCTTACGGAGTCATTGGCAGTGCGTCGTTCCATTGGTTATCTGCCGGAAAATAACCCGCTTTATGATGAAATGAACGTCCTGGATCACCTGCAATTTGTCGTCCGCATGCGGGAAGTCCCGGAGGCCCGGGTCCGGGATCGGCTGCGGTCGGTGATTGATGTTTGTGGCCTGGAGGAGGTGCTGGAGAAAAATACCGGCCAGCTTTCCAAAGGTTATCGTCAGCGTTTGGGTCTGGCTCAGGCCATCGTTCATGATCCTCCGGTCCTGATCCTTGATGAGCCCACTTCGGGTCTGGATCCGAACCAGATTGGCGAGATAAGACAGCTGATTAAAACCCTGGGCAGTGAAAAAACCTTGATTCTCAGTACCCATATTCTGCCTGAGGTCCAGAGTACCTGTGATCGGATTTTGATCATGAACCAGGGGAAACTGGTGGCTGATGGTTCTGCTGATGAATTAGCGGCGCGGACCGGCGGTGAAGAAATTATCCGGGTGCAGCTGAAAGGGAAGCCGGATGATTGTCAGGAAAAGCTGCTGGCCATCCCGGTGGTTGCAAGGGTGGAGGTGGCGGAAAGCGGTGAGGTGGGAGTGACAAGCCTGCTGATTACCGGGCGGGATGGGGTTGAAGGTGATCTTCGGGAGCTGGTATATGAGGTGATTCGGGGTGAAAACTGGTCCCTGCTGGAACTCTATCGGCAGCGCCTGAGCCTGGAAGATATTTTTAAACAGTTGACTCTGGGTGATACCATGGATGATGAGCAAGTCAGGAGGGCGGTATGA
- a CDS encoding ABC transporter permease: MRKGLTICRRELSSYFNSPVAYIVIVVYLLICGWFFAANLFFDQQASLRGFFGMAPLMFVFFVPAISMGLLAEEQKHGTAELLFTYPVTSFAVMAGKYGAALLLMSLAVLLTFPYMLTIIALGKPDLGALFTGYFGLLLMGAAFMAVGLWASSLVRNQLSAFILSFLVSFFLFIIDKFIAWMPPTIGRVAGYMSVENHFKALSRGVIDSRDLAYYLSVIVLFFCWSLYNVQRRKWRG, from the coding sequence ATGAGAAAAGGCTTGACGATTTGCCGTCGGGAGTTGTCTTCTTATTTCAACTCACCGGTCGCTTATATAGTGATTGTGGTCTATCTGTTGATTTGCGGCTGGTTTTTTGCCGCTAATCTCTTTTTTGATCAGCAGGCTTCCCTGCGTGGTTTTTTCGGCATGGCGCCGCTGATGTTTGTTTTTTTCGTGCCGGCCATCAGTATGGGGCTGCTGGCTGAAGAACAGAAACATGGTACCGCGGAGCTGCTTTTCACCTATCCGGTGACCTCTTTCGCGGTTATGGCCGGGAAATATGGTGCGGCCCTGCTGCTCATGTCGCTGGCTGTACTGCTGACTTTTCCCTATATGCTGACTATTATCGCCCTGGGGAAACCTGATCTCGGTGCCCTGTTTACCGGTTATTTCGGCCTGTTGCTCATGGGGGCGGCGTTTATGGCGGTGGGGCTCTGGGCCAGCAGCCTGGTGAGAAACCAGCTGTCGGCGTTTATTTTAAGTTTCCTGGTTTCATTCTTTCTTTTTATTATCGATAAATTCATTGCCTGGATGCCCCCAACCATTGGCAGGGTTGCCGGTTATATGAGTGTGGAGAACCATTTTAAGGCATTATCTCGCGGGGTTATAGACAGTCGCGATCTGGCTTATTATCTGAGTGTGATTGTGCTCTTTTTCTGCTGGTCTCTTTACAATGTCCAGCGTCGCAAGTGGAGGGGATAA